One stretch of Bacteroidia bacterium DNA includes these proteins:
- a CDS encoding amino acid permease, whose amino-acid sequence MENVTHKGLKKSFGLRMAIVIVISSIIGSGVFKKVAPMSDTLGSPLLVVAAFALAGLLTLFGMWSIAELGSMYPESGGPFAWLEKIYGKTISFLYGWASFTVIQSAAIASIAFVFAGAIGTYIELPHLPEHLASFSILGIQPLDNIGAKLIACALIAILSLVNIRGAKWGGNLSMIFTVIIILCILMIVMISFGSSVGNAHTFTTPSTVVSVEKLSLWGLIGAIIVAMRHAFWAYEGWMSLGFVGEELEKPEKDISRAVTIGLLIIVFLYVLVNAAYLYVMPIDDIIRETTKDENKIAAVLVIDKIFGNGGAHIISSMILIATLGCTNATILASARIYYAMAKKGLFFERIKKTHSKYNTPHNSLILQCVWACLLVFSGSFDLLTDLVVIVAFSFYGLIVFGVIILRKKASHTTRPYKTIGYPVIPIIFCIFCIVLLVVTFIESPEKSFTGLFLIFSGLPFYYFWKKKLSKALSQ is encoded by the coding sequence ATGGAAAATGTTACCCATAAAGGTTTAAAAAAATCATTTGGATTGCGGATGGCTATAGTCATAGTCATCAGTTCAATCATAGGTTCCGGTGTTTTCAAGAAAGTTGCACCCATGTCAGACACATTAGGGTCTCCCCTTCTTGTGGTTGCAGCATTTGCTTTAGCAGGATTGCTTACACTTTTTGGTATGTGGAGTATTGCTGAATTAGGCTCAATGTACCCGGAATCCGGAGGTCCTTTTGCATGGCTTGAAAAAATTTATGGCAAAACTATTTCATTCCTTTATGGTTGGGCTTCTTTTACAGTAATTCAAAGTGCTGCCATAGCATCTATTGCTTTTGTGTTCGCTGGGGCTATAGGCACATATATTGAATTACCTCACCTACCGGAACATCTTGCTTCATTTTCCATTTTGGGCATCCAACCATTGGATAATATTGGTGCCAAGCTTATTGCTTGTGCACTTATTGCTATTTTAAGTCTTGTGAATATTCGCGGAGCCAAATGGGGCGGGAACTTAAGCATGATTTTCACAGTCATTATCATCTTGTGTATTTTAATGATTGTCATGATTTCCTTTGGTAGCTCTGTGGGCAATGCTCACACTTTTACGACTCCATCAACTGTTGTTTCTGTTGAAAAATTAAGTTTATGGGGACTAATAGGAGCTATAATTGTAGCCATGAGACACGCCTTTTGGGCTTATGAAGGTTGGATGTCATTAGGTTTTGTTGGTGAGGAGTTGGAAAAACCCGAAAAAGACATTTCACGAGCTGTTACTATTGGATTGTTGATTATTGTTTTTCTTTATGTCTTGGTCAATGCAGCATACTTATATGTGATGCCAATTGATGACATTATTAGAGAAACCACTAAAGACGAGAATAAAATTGCTGCAGTATTGGTAATAGACAAAATCTTTGGCAACGGTGGCGCACATATTATTAGTTCAATGATTCTTATTGCCACCTTGGGTTGCACCAATGCAACCATTTTAGCTTCAGCAAGGATATATTATGCAATGGCAAAAAAAGGTTTGTTCTTTGAAAGAATTAAGAAAACTCATTCAAAATACAACACACCGCATAATTCGCTGATACTTCAATGTGTATGGGCCTGTTTACTAGTATTCTCAGGCTCATTTGATTTATTGACAGATTTGGTGGTCATCGTGGCTTTTTCTTTTTATGGATTAATCGTTTTTGGTGTCATTATTTTAAGAAAAAAAGCAAGCCACACCACAAGACCCTATAAAACAATAGGATACCCTGTTATACCTATCATCTTTTGTATTTTCTGCATTGTGTTATTAGTAGTTACCTTTATTGAATCTCCTGAAAAGTCATTCACCGGCTTGTTTCTTATCTTCTCAGGACTCCCCTTTTATTATTTTTGGAAAAAGAAATTATCAAAGGCTTTAAGTCAATAA
- a CDS encoding acyl-CoA dehydrogenase has product MDFQLSEEQKAVVQAARDFAQTELLPGVIERDIHEKFPAEQIKKLGELGFMGMMVSPQYGGSGMDCVSYVLAMEEISKVDASVSVCMSVNNSLVCWGLEEFGTEEQKQKYLVPLAKGEVHGAFCLSEPEAGSDATSQKTIAEDKGNYYLLNGTKNWITNGSTADTFIVIAQTHPEKGHHGINAFIVEKNWEGFHIGKKEDKMGIRASNTHSLMFTDVKVPKENRIGDDGFGFKFAMKVLAGGRIGIASQALGIASGAYELSLAYSKQRKAFGTEIMNHQAIQFKLADMATEIEAARLLCLKAAWLKDQHLDYGLASSMAKLYAAETAMKVTTEAVQIHGGYGYVREYHVERLMRDAKITQIYEGTSEVQKVVISRTILK; this is encoded by the coding sequence ATGGATTTTCAATTATCAGAAGAACAAAAAGCTGTAGTTCAGGCAGCAAGAGATTTTGCTCAAACAGAGTTATTACCGGGTGTTATAGAGCGCGATATTCACGAAAAATTCCCCGCAGAACAAATTAAGAAACTTGGAGAATTAGGTTTTATGGGAATGATGGTTTCTCCGCAATATGGCGGTAGCGGAATGGATTGCGTGTCATATGTATTGGCAATGGAAGAAATTTCAAAAGTAGATGCTTCTGTAAGCGTGTGCATGAGCGTGAACAACTCTTTGGTTTGTTGGGGATTAGAAGAATTTGGTACAGAAGAACAAAAACAAAAGTATCTGGTTCCTTTGGCTAAAGGCGAAGTACACGGAGCATTTTGCTTGTCAGAACCCGAAGCCGGTTCTGATGCAACCTCTCAAAAAACAATTGCAGAAGACAAAGGTAACTATTACCTTTTAAACGGTACAAAAAATTGGATTACCAATGGTAGCACAGCAGATACATTTATCGTAATAGCTCAGACGCATCCTGAAAAAGGACATCACGGTATTAATGCATTTATAGTAGAGAAAAATTGGGAAGGTTTTCACATTGGAAAGAAAGAAGACAAAATGGGAATTAGAGCCTCTAATACTCATTCGCTCATGTTTACTGATGTAAAAGTTCCTAAAGAAAATAGAATAGGAGACGATGGATTTGGGTTCAAGTTTGCAATGAAAGTGCTTGCCGGTGGAAGAATTGGTATTGCTTCTCAAGCCTTAGGAATTGCATCCGGTGCTTATGAACTCTCTCTGGCTTATTCTAAACAAAGAAAAGCCTTTGGAACAGAAATTATGAACCACCAAGCTATTCAGTTCAAACTGGCTGACATGGCTACTGAAATTGAAGCCGCACGCTTATTATGTCTTAAAGCTGCTTGGTTAAAAGATCAACATTTAGATTATGGTTTAGCAAGTTCAATGGCTAAGTTATATGCAGCCGAGACTGCCATGAAGGTTACAACTGAAGCAGTTCAAATTCATGGTGGCTATGGATATGTAAGAGAGTATCACGTTGAAAGATTGATGCGTGACGCTAAGATTACACAGATCTATGAAGGAACCAGCGAAGTTCAGAAAGTTGTTATTTCACGTACTATTCTAAAATGA
- a CDS encoding acetyl-CoA carboxylase biotin carboxyl carrier protein subunit — translation MNFTISFQDSTLTCSTDSNQVLINGEQVERSFKWIKKGELAFLIVNNASYRIAVSKVDRENKTVKLKINGKLMELSISDPMNELLKNLGFDKLMNKGASLVKSPMPGLVLKTLVKPGDTVRKGDSLLILEAMKMENIIKSPMDGNIKAVHVTERQAIEKNKIMVEFES, via the coding sequence ATGAATTTCACAATTAGTTTTCAAGATAGCACTTTGACTTGTTCTACTGATTCCAATCAAGTGCTCATAAACGGAGAGCAGGTAGAGCGCAGTTTCAAATGGATAAAAAAAGGTGAACTCGCTTTCCTGATTGTCAATAATGCTTCATACAGGATTGCTGTTTCAAAAGTTGACAGAGAAAACAAAACAGTAAAACTGAAAATTAATGGAAAGTTAATGGAGTTAAGCATTTCAGACCCTATGAATGAATTACTCAAGAACTTGGGATTTGACAAGTTGATGAATAAAGGAGCCAGCCTTGTAAAATCCCCTATGCCGGGTTTAGTACTCAAAACATTGGTAAAACCGGGTGATACAGTACGCAAAGGTGATTCATTACTGATACTCGAAGCAATGAAAATGGAAAACATTATCAAAAGCCCAATGGATGGCAACATCAAAGCGGTACACGTGACTGAAAGACAAGCCATTGAGAAAAACAAAATAATGGTCGAATTTGAGAGCTGA
- a CDS encoding T9SS type A sorting domain-containing protein — MKRLLLILLSYFVIAQGNIEAQSTTIGSGTFTSNIYGPMYTTTGSFTVSRYAYIYSAGDLGMLQHGDSISSVSFFKDNNDTLKGNNNLKIYIRPTNQKDFGAGILRWSTELSGSGFVKVFDGNPNTIINVNRGFVTFDFISPYPWDTSFGQNLELLIEYSQPDNQLAAINWRYDNSNTQISYLSNQSKFNFASGVFAQSDSLTSSNERKPMLRINFPRYNIEIGALALYSFGKIPVPLGNPDTVKVLLLNSGKYDVVNRHAYLHSVGANNFIDTLTFSLKKNHQQLFSFPIRNLNNIGMDTLLVVIEPDGIASNDTVDGLREATAFTYSYRNLKEPPAPGGIGFNGGTGDFVAKFISSQNKAINQISVMFGFGNQPFRIGIWDASGPNGKPGTLLWQSDSQTSKAGEFIMPVWPPISVNGTFFVGVRQIGLNNIAFGYQNEDPVRIGTFFETSPTGSSNWNDFSPDAPFRFMIEPRIQADNDVTPISILTPKDTLISGNFDTIAPQAIIKNIGTNNQTDSFAIQCNIKYYGGQLIYTSTVYDTLSSGNSRMITFEKSFFPTFSGEYTIEVFTNLSTDQFQQNDTITSSVLAGKFSDVGMTLVFIPFNGETYQYNIDTIMPTVKADNFGFDNRTFLIVGKIIDEQNNAVWSDSVTKSVLGGQSVTIGFKDYIPEKTGTYKIVAYTDMAGDLDRKNDTIVRIFYVAKDNDVAANYALEPTQAKHYPSNIDSIRPKINVKNYGGLHQFTPFPVVCLIYKNSNLVYNDTAKIQVFIDDSTTVTFSQAFTYPDDGNYKAYFITLLETDQYRKNDTLIIDFTVGNENDVRVVSIINPTYDSVLNLSNLYRPIVVIANDGFKNQFTPFPIYFQSIDSLGKIVQTLVKTVSLSAKSIDTLRFDSTFNARPEGIVAVRAFTSLSTDENTLNDTAYSQYIVSKTYDFEVAGMIKNNNEEEVEVNRGFYSPTLIVQNNSRIIADSAFVSIIIKTPENNIIYNYIKKSNPALFGGRDTIVFPAYFPALVGTYTVHAYIFQIEDQNPFNDTLEFTFESIVNNDLELFEITIPKHNDTFILGKNIPAFVSIKVLNNGRQQPIHATLEVRLLDANDNVIRTDSQAIADTLRFATSQTLIFNNFFNDISTLDSSLHKMEAVIHYDDDQLLDNNQKTTHFYVVENTSVAAYSLGNGITIYPNPFHEFIDIENKSGGSHSIQLLSSDGKIVFESIMEHLETRKRISTNGLAAGVYYLKLNNGKHIFAAKFVKY, encoded by the coding sequence ATGAAAAGACTATTACTCATTTTACTATCCTATTTTGTAATAGCACAAGGCAACATAGAGGCTCAAAGTACAACAATAGGCTCGGGGACTTTTACATCCAATATATATGGACCAATGTACACTACAACTGGTTCTTTTACGGTAAGCCGATATGCTTATATATACAGTGCCGGAGACTTGGGCATGTTACAACATGGTGACAGCATTTCATCTGTCAGCTTTTTTAAAGACAATAATGATACACTAAAAGGCAACAATAACCTTAAAATTTATATACGCCCTACCAACCAAAAGGATTTTGGCGCAGGTATTCTCAGATGGTCAACCGAGTTATCCGGCAGCGGCTTTGTAAAAGTATTTGATGGCAATCCTAATACTATTATTAATGTAAATAGAGGATTTGTGACCTTTGATTTTATTTCTCCCTACCCTTGGGACACAAGTTTTGGACAGAATTTAGAACTTTTAATAGAATATTCTCAACCGGACAATCAATTAGCAGCTATCAATTGGCGATATGATAATTCTAACACACAAATCAGTTATCTAAGTAACCAAAGTAAATTCAATTTTGCTTCCGGTGTATTTGCACAAAGCGACTCATTAACTTCAAGCAATGAACGTAAACCCATGCTTAGAATCAATTTTCCAAGATACAATATAGAAATTGGCGCACTTGCATTGTATTCATTTGGCAAAATTCCGGTTCCATTGGGCAATCCCGACACAGTAAAAGTGCTTCTGTTAAATTCAGGCAAATACGATGTAGTAAACAGACATGCTTATTTGCATAGCGTAGGAGCTAATAATTTTATTGACACTTTAACTTTCAGTCTCAAGAAAAACCATCAGCAACTGTTTTCATTTCCAATCAGAAATTTAAACAATATTGGAATGGATACATTGTTAGTCGTTATTGAACCGGATGGAATAGCAAGTAATGACACAGTTGATGGTTTACGCGAAGCTACAGCATTCACATACTCCTATCGCAATTTAAAGGAACCGCCTGCACCGGGTGGAATTGGGTTTAATGGAGGCACAGGCGATTTTGTAGCTAAATTTATTTCTTCTCAGAATAAAGCAATCAACCAAATAAGTGTTATGTTTGGTTTTGGAAATCAACCATTTAGAATAGGAATATGGGATGCAAGCGGTCCTAATGGCAAACCGGGAACCCTGCTGTGGCAATCGGATTCCCAAACCTCAAAAGCGGGTGAGTTTATCATGCCTGTATGGCCACCTATTTCTGTCAATGGGACATTTTTTGTGGGTGTAAGACAAATTGGGTTGAACAATATTGCTTTTGGTTATCAAAATGAAGACCCTGTTCGTATTGGCACTTTCTTTGAAACCTCTCCTACAGGAAGCTCGAATTGGAACGACTTCAGTCCTGACGCACCATTCCGCTTTATGATTGAACCTCGCATTCAAGCAGACAATGATGTTACGCCCATCAGTATTCTCACTCCTAAAGACACTTTGATTTCCGGCAATTTTGACACCATTGCACCTCAAGCAATTATTAAAAACATAGGCACTAATAATCAAACGGATTCGTTTGCTATTCAATGTAATATCAAATATTATGGAGGTCAATTAATATACACATCCACGGTCTATGACACACTTTCATCAGGCAATAGCCGTATGATTACTTTTGAAAAATCATTTTTCCCAACTTTTTCAGGTGAATACACCATTGAAGTGTTCACAAACCTTAGCACCGATCAATTTCAGCAGAATGACACCATTACCTCCAGCGTGTTGGCAGGTAAATTTTCTGATGTAGGAATGACCTTAGTCTTTATTCCTTTCAATGGTGAGACATATCAATATAATATTGATACAATCATGCCCACTGTGAAAGCAGACAACTTTGGGTTTGACAACAGGACTTTCTTAATTGTTGGAAAGATTATAGATGAACAAAATAACGCGGTTTGGTCAGATAGTGTAACCAAGTCAGTCTTAGGCGGACAAAGCGTTACTATTGGGTTCAAAGATTACATACCTGAAAAAACCGGTACATATAAAATTGTGGCATATACAGACATGGCAGGAGACTTAGATAGGAAAAATGATACAATAGTGAGGATTTTCTATGTTGCCAAAGACAATGATGTTGCCGCCAATTATGCATTAGAACCAACACAAGCTAAGCACTACCCTTCTAATATCGACTCAATTCGACCCAAAATCAATGTTAAAAACTATGGCGGGCTACATCAATTTACGCCCTTCCCTGTAGTCTGTTTGATATACAAGAACAGCAACTTAGTGTATAATGACACTGCTAAAATTCAGGTTTTTATTGACGACTCAACAACAGTTACTTTTTCTCAAGCGTTTACATACCCTGATGATGGGAACTACAAGGCATATTTTATTACTTTGCTTGAAACAGATCAATACAGAAAGAATGACACGTTGATTATTGATTTTACAGTTGGAAATGAGAATGATGTAAGGGTTGTATCAATAATCAATCCGACTTATGACAGCGTTTTAAACTTATCAAATCTGTACAGACCAATTGTTGTGATTGCGAATGATGGATTTAAAAATCAATTTACACCATTCCCCATATATTTTCAGAGTATAGACAGTCTTGGAAAGATTGTCCAAACACTTGTAAAAACAGTTTCACTTTCTGCAAAATCCATTGATACACTTCGTTTTGACAGTACTTTTAATGCCAGACCGGAAGGCATTGTTGCAGTTCGTGCATTTACATCACTTTCCACTGATGAAAACACACTCAATGACACCGCCTATTCTCAATATATTGTATCAAAAACTTATGATTTTGAAGTAGCAGGGATGATTAAAAACAATAACGAAGAAGAAGTGGAAGTAAACCGAGGTTTTTATTCTCCCACTCTAATTGTTCAAAACAATTCTCGGATTATTGCAGACTCTGCTTTTGTTTCCATCATAATTAAAACACCTGAAAACAATATTATATACAACTATATTAAGAAGTCGAATCCTGCCCTATTTGGAGGTAGAGATACAATAGTATTTCCTGCATATTTCCCCGCATTAGTAGGAACATATACCGTCCATGCTTACATTTTTCAAATTGAAGATCAAAACCCTTTTAATGATACTTTAGAATTTACATTTGAGAGTATTGTTAACAATGACTTGGAACTATTTGAGATTACCATTCCTAAGCACAATGACACTTTTATTTTGGGTAAAAACATACCAGCATTTGTCTCAATCAAAGTATTAAACAACGGAAGACAACAACCTATTCATGCCACCTTAGAAGTAAGATTACTTGATGCTAATGACAATGTTATTAGAACAGACTCTCAAGCTATTGCAGACACGCTTCGTTTTGCAACTTCTCAAACCTTGATTTTTAATAATTTTTTCAATGATATTTCTACCTTAGATTCCTCATTACACAAAATGGAAGCTGTCATTCATTATGATGATGATCAACTCTTGGATAACAATCAAAAAACAACCCATTTTTATGTAGTAGAAAACACCTCTGTAGCTGCATATTCTTTAGGCAATGGAATCACAATTTATCCAAATCCATTTCATGAATTTATAGACATTGAAAATAAAAGCGGTGGTTCTCACTCAATTCAACTATTGTCATCAGACGGCAAAATTGTGTTCGAAAGTATCATGGAACACCTTGAAACAAGAAAACGAATTTCAACAAACGGACTTGCAGCTGGTGTTTATTATTTGAAACTTAACAATGGAAAACACATCTTTGCAGCCAAGTTTGTTAAGTATTAA
- a CDS encoding DUF4349 domain-containing protein, producing the protein MKTHQLKPFILITFLGLVACNGGSSESANSYDAGYATEENFAPKDVEMDAKSVADNTTSLSENQNNLKTTKKIIKDGSMSIKTGNLNKSKQAIDQLLKRFNAYYENESLEKDYNQIAYNLRIRVAADSFDKFIAAIETGEGDIRGKNIQVRDVTGQYIDLSTRLESKKEYLNRYKELLSKANSVKDILEIENSISNLQAEIESIEAQFKVLNQQISESTLDLYIVETLDYVYKSDNKINFFERLKQALENGWQALVEFTLFLISVWPFLIIIPVAIHYFKKYKKWKRAKKEAK; encoded by the coding sequence ATGAAAACTCATCAATTAAAACCTTTTATCCTTATTACATTTCTTGGACTTGTTGCTTGTAACGGAGGTTCGTCTGAAAGTGCTAACAGCTATGATGCCGGTTATGCAACTGAAGAAAATTTTGCTCCAAAAGATGTAGAGATGGATGCTAAAAGTGTTGCAGATAATACTACTTCACTTTCAGAAAATCAAAACAACTTGAAGACCACTAAGAAAATTATTAAAGATGGTTCAATGTCTATTAAGACCGGAAATTTAAACAAATCCAAGCAAGCGATAGATCAATTGCTGAAAAGGTTTAATGCCTATTATGAAAATGAGTCTTTGGAAAAAGACTACAATCAAATTGCCTATAACTTGCGAATCAGAGTTGCAGCCGACAGCTTTGATAAGTTTATTGCTGCTATTGAGACCGGTGAGGGAGATATTCGAGGGAAGAATATTCAGGTTCGGGATGTTACAGGACAGTACATAGACTTAAGTACCCGATTAGAGAGCAAGAAAGAATATTTGAATAGATATAAAGAACTCTTAAGCAAAGCCAATTCTGTAAAAGACATACTTGAAATCGAAAACAGCATCAGCAATTTGCAAGCAGAAATCGAAAGCATTGAAGCTCAATTTAAAGTTTTAAATCAACAGATATCCGAAAGTACTCTTGACTTGTACATCGTTGAAACATTGGACTACGTTTATAAATCAGATAACAAAATCAACTTTTTTGAAAGGTTGAAACAAGCATTAGAAAACGGCTGGCAAGCATTGGTAGAATTTACTCTATTCTTAATCAGCGTGTGGCCCTTCTTAATCATCATTCCTGTAGCTATCCATTATTTCAAAAAATACAAAAAGTGGAAAAGAGCTAAAAAAGAAGCCAAATAA
- a CDS encoding YfiM family protein → MQSFHKQILLVLLLPLFFGASTHTAANNSDTSSIYKHRQRNLIYAEVGSGLAIHSGLYFAWYSQYQMGKFHFIDDSREWLQMDKLGHAYSAYYLGVMANEAGKWAGFSQKHAAMNGLFVGIGFQTLIEVLDGFSSGWGASISDIGANTAGSLLFYTQARTWDEQRFTLKYNFFQSQYASLRPNVLGKRLHQEFLKDYNGQAYWLSFNPLNIIGKQSQFFPDWLNISLGYGASGMLGGFSNNWVSNNTTFDYTHIPRYRQYYLSADINWLKLLKPKKHWSRLLCTALNAVKVPFPTLEYNTFDKRIHGLWLR, encoded by the coding sequence ATGCAATCCTTTCATAAACAAATATTGCTTGTATTGCTCCTACCCTTGTTTTTTGGAGCCTCAACCCATACTGCTGCTAACAATTCGGATACTTCTTCTATTTACAAGCACCGCCAGCGCAATCTTATATATGCAGAAGTAGGTTCAGGTCTTGCAATACATTCAGGCTTATATTTTGCATGGTACAGCCAATATCAAATGGGGAAATTCCATTTTATTGATGATAGCCGCGAATGGTTGCAAATGGATAAATTGGGACATGCATATTCTGCATATTACTTAGGCGTAATGGCAAATGAAGCCGGCAAATGGGCAGGATTTTCACAAAAACATGCTGCAATGAATGGGTTGTTTGTTGGGATTGGATTTCAGACACTGATAGAAGTATTAGACGGCTTTTCTTCCGGATGGGGCGCATCTATCAGCGACATTGGTGCCAATACTGCCGGCTCCCTTCTGTTTTATACTCAAGCACGCACTTGGGATGAGCAGCGTTTCACACTAAAATATAATTTCTTCCAATCTCAATATGCCTCTCTTAGACCCAACGTATTAGGAAAGAGGCTACACCAAGAATTTTTGAAAGATTATAATGGTCAAGCCTATTGGCTAAGTTTCAATCCTTTGAATATCATAGGAAAGCAAAGCCAATTTTTTCCTGACTGGTTAAACATTTCATTGGGATATGGTGCATCAGGAATGTTAGGTGGATTTAGCAATAATTGGGTTTCTAACAACACCACCTTTGATTATACACATATTCCCCGTTACAGGCAGTATTACCTCTCTGCTGATATAAATTGGCTAAAATTATTAAAGCCTAAAAAACATTGGTCGCGTTTGTTATGTACTGCTCTCAATGCTGTAAAAGTCCCCTTTCCTACTTTAGAATACAATACATTTGACAAGAGAATACACGGTCTGTGGCTGAGATAG
- a CDS encoding phosphoglucomutase/phosphomannomutase family protein produces the protein MTYQIKFGTDGWREIIGDTYTVDNVLRITQAVAVWLKESNAAPKATVGFDCRFGGKMFAEYVARSLAKLGVTVYLDPHFVSTPMISLANTILKTDVGIIITASHNPPSYNGYKLKANYGGPVLPEDISKVETLVNEHADRDLSALDEYVNVGKIVLSDFEKLYSDQIKNKFDLPKLQNFAEKLAYDAMYGAGQNLVKNLLPQATLLHCEHNPGFQGVAPEPILKNLGEFAALIKNSPHIQFGLATDGDADRIGFFDSQGRFIDSHHLILLLTYYLVKYKKMSGKIVKSFSVSSKVDKLAQHLGLETVTTKIGFKYICKHMVEDDVLIGAEESGGIAIKGHIPERDGIWMGLTLMAYMADTGKSIEDLVQEMYNIVGAFAVERYDLTLSEEKKQSIIQHCRNNNYQVFGSYKVQKVEDLDGYKFHLPNDEWVMIRPSGTEPVLRVYAESIDSQHAFAILDAVKNAILS, from the coding sequence ATGACTTATCAGATCAAATTTGGCACAGATGGTTGGCGTGAAATTATTGGAGACACATATACCGTTGACAATGTCTTGAGAATTACTCAAGCAGTTGCGGTATGGTTAAAAGAATCGAATGCTGCACCTAAAGCAACTGTGGGATTCGATTGTAGATTCGGAGGCAAAATGTTTGCAGAATATGTAGCTCGCTCACTTGCAAAATTAGGTGTTACTGTTTATTTAGACCCACATTTTGTTTCTACTCCTATGATTTCATTAGCTAATACTATTTTGAAAACAGACGTAGGTATAATAATTACAGCAAGTCACAATCCTCCATCGTATAATGGATATAAGTTAAAAGCAAATTATGGAGGTCCGGTGTTACCGGAAGACATTAGTAAAGTAGAAACGTTAGTTAATGAGCATGCTGACAGAGACTTAAGTGCTTTAGATGAATATGTCAATGTCGGTAAAATTGTGCTTTCTGATTTTGAGAAACTCTATTCAGATCAAATTAAAAACAAATTTGACTTACCAAAACTGCAAAATTTTGCCGAGAAACTGGCGTATGATGCAATGTACGGTGCAGGTCAGAATTTAGTTAAGAATTTATTGCCTCAAGCTACACTACTGCATTGTGAACACAATCCGGGCTTTCAAGGTGTAGCTCCTGAACCTATATTGAAAAATTTGGGTGAGTTTGCTGCATTAATTAAAAACTCGCCACACATTCAATTTGGATTAGCTACTGACGGAGATGCTGATAGAATTGGTTTCTTTGACTCTCAAGGAAGATTTATTGATTCTCATCACCTTATTTTATTACTTACTTATTACCTTGTGAAATACAAAAAAATGAGCGGTAAAATTGTTAAGAGCTTTAGTGTATCGTCAAAAGTAGATAAGCTTGCGCAACACTTAGGTTTAGAAACTGTTACAACCAAGATTGGGTTTAAGTACATCTGTAAACATATGGTTGAAGATGATGTTTTAATAGGGGCTGAAGAGTCTGGGGGAATTGCAATCAAAGGACATATTCCTGAAAGAGATGGAATATGGATGGGGCTTACACTGATGGCATATATGGCAGACACTGGTAAAAGCATTGAAGACCTTGTACAAGAGATGTACAACATTGTTGGTGCATTTGCCGTAGAGCGATACGATTTAACATTGAGTGAGGAGAAAAAACAATCAATAATCCAACATTGCCGCAACAATAACTATCAAGTATTCGGTAGCTATAAAGTACAAAAAGTAGAAGACTTGGATGGTTATAAGTTTCATCTTCCTAATGACGAATGGGTGATGATTAGACCTTCGGGAACAGAACCTGTATTAAGAGTGTATGCTGAATCCATTGATAGTCAACACGCTTTTGCTATTTTAGATGCAGTTAAAAATGCAATCCTTTCATAA